In a genomic window of Methanogenium sp. S4BF:
- a CDS encoding HNH endonuclease signature motif containing protein, translated as MDKNTYRKTTEKMKRSGQTGHCCVMCGEDNPALLEMHHVDGRAASEKTVPLCKNCHAKVTMEQNRFPPKARAANGLQAEQIAFWLLSLGALLKYVGQSLIEFAHEVQQNAGVSSAWIHSKTQ; from the coding sequence ATGGACAAAAATACCTACCGAAAAACAACAGAGAAGATGAAACGGTCAGGGCAGACCGGACACTGCTGCGTAATGTGTGGAGAAGATAATCCAGCCCTCCTTGAGATGCACCATGTCGATGGAAGAGCGGCATCTGAGAAGACTGTTCCCCTCTGCAAGAACTGTCACGCAAAGGTCACAATGGAGCAGAACCGTTTCCCTCCGAAAGCCCGTGCTGCCAATGGCCTTCAGGCAGAACAGATTGCATTCTGGCTCCTGAGCCTTGGTGCACTTCTGAAATATGTTGGTCAGTCACTCATCGAATTTGCCCATGAGGTTCAGCAGAATGCCGGCGTTAGCAGTGCGTGGATACACTCGAAAACTCAATAA
- a CDS encoding DNA polymerase — protein sequence MPALAVRGYTRKLNKKGKGKGKASSYPDHPLRHSRVLVFDTETTIDWFQNLKIGYFQIYQDDILQHHGLINNNAHLDERERKTLKRYAERNSISLYSLNEFVDDVFYREVFDLKTLCIGFNLPFDLSRIAHKAAHSRGRNKGGFTLTLSEDRMQPPIIVKQLGSAYSMKFSSTKKNMKKDFFGGYFLDVQTLAEVMLQAKRVSLQRAGEMLNISHEKYTGISHGRVTEKYIEYNIRDVEATYEVYRRLVQELDLFQIDIPLTKVFSSASIGKYALKQMSVTPFHQQNPDFPDAILGNIMSAYYGGRTECRIRKQPTKVSVLDFTSMYPTITMILGLWPYLIADRIESVDATEEIQALLSSLNLADLQNPDIWKDFCVLVKLRPDDDILPARMDYKGDDSPYVVGLNYLSSEKEMWYALPDVIASVLLTGKVPDILEAVRFVPVGQQTSLQKTQIHSVDIDPRRDNLFQVLVEKRQEIKQDLKTISKDDPEQLHLSSQAQAIKILVNAMSYGIFIELNPEDKKSALEVNGVYSFTTEENRHEKEGKYFHPLMAVMITAGSRLFLAMAEAKVLELGGQHAYMDTDSIFVPPDFAQPILDFFQPLNPYSIDIPLLKPEKEDMWFYGISSKRYALYYLDGQEIRFMEGERSYKLHGLGHLANPFPNNVKDWQAEVWQDILRMHYGFVSSMEIYEKYSKFYAVSRLSVSTSHVWKRFDSFNEGKAWDEQIKPFNFYLAGFKTEDENGVPVKPLCPFSKDPQTIVHREFIDYQTGENKQGSHYFRALCQTILDYANHPENKFDGGVGLLERRHIVADDVTHIGKEANNIDDQALEVRKAQRFVDKADVMKTILSMSQKIAEECGVDRKTFQRMKQRIQEKGDLNLKTPAVKRLYSKRLMN from the coding sequence ATGCCGGCGTTAGCAGTGCGTGGATACACTCGAAAACTCAATAAAAAGGGGAAGGGGAAAGGGAAAGCATCCTCATATCCCGACCACCCGCTCAGGCATTCCCGTGTCTTGGTCTTTGATACAGAGACCACTATTGACTGGTTTCAGAATCTGAAGATCGGATATTTCCAGATCTATCAGGACGACATCTTACAGCATCACGGCCTGATCAACAATAATGCACATCTTGACGAACGTGAACGAAAGACCCTGAAACGGTATGCAGAGCGTAATTCAATTTCTCTATACTCGCTGAACGAGTTCGTTGATGATGTGTTCTACCGGGAAGTCTTTGACCTGAAAACCCTCTGTATTGGGTTCAACCTCCCGTTTGATCTCAGTCGGATTGCTCACAAGGCAGCTCATTCACGCGGACGGAACAAAGGAGGGTTCACCCTCACCCTTTCGGAAGACCGCATGCAGCCTCCCATTATCGTAAAACAGCTGGGAAGCGCTTACAGCATGAAGTTCAGCTCGACCAAGAAAAACATGAAAAAAGACTTTTTTGGCGGGTATTTTCTGGACGTGCAGACACTGGCCGAGGTAATGCTTCAGGCAAAACGTGTCTCCCTTCAGCGGGCGGGTGAGATGCTCAACATCAGCCATGAGAAATATACCGGAATCTCTCATGGAAGGGTGACGGAGAAATATATCGAATACAACATCCGGGATGTCGAAGCGACCTATGAAGTCTATCGCAGGCTTGTGCAGGAACTGGATCTCTTCCAGATTGATATCCCTCTCACGAAGGTGTTCAGCTCAGCATCCATCGGAAAGTATGCCCTCAAACAGATGAGTGTCACACCATTTCATCAGCAGAACCCTGACTTTCCGGATGCTATTCTCGGTAATATCATGTCAGCGTATTACGGGGGAAGAACGGAGTGCAGGATACGTAAACAGCCGACCAAGGTGTCGGTGCTTGACTTTACAAGCATGTATCCGACCATCACCATGATTCTGGGTCTCTGGCCTTATCTCATTGCAGATCGTATCGAATCAGTGGATGCGACTGAAGAGATACAAGCGCTCCTCTCTTCTCTCAATCTTGCTGATTTGCAGAACCCGGATATCTGGAAGGACTTCTGTGTTCTTGTCAAGCTGCGACCGGATGATGATATCCTTCCGGCGAGGATGGACTATAAAGGGGATGACTCTCCCTATGTGGTCGGACTCAATTACCTCTCCAGTGAAAAGGAGATGTGGTATGCTCTGCCGGATGTCATCGCCTCGGTGCTACTCACCGGGAAAGTGCCTGATATTCTTGAGGCTGTGCGGTTTGTGCCGGTCGGACAACAGACCAGCCTTCAGAAGACACAGATCCATAGTGTTGATATTGATCCTCGCAGGGACAATCTGTTTCAGGTGCTGGTTGAAAAGCGGCAGGAGATTAAACAAGACCTCAAGACCATCTCCAAAGATGATCCAGAACAGCTTCACCTCTCCAGCCAGGCACAGGCCATCAAGATTCTTGTCAATGCGATGAGTTATGGCATCTTCATTGAACTCAATCCCGAAGATAAGAAAAGCGCTTTAGAGGTGAATGGGGTTTACTCCTTCACGACTGAAGAGAACCGGCATGAGAAAGAAGGGAAGTATTTCCACCCTCTTATGGCGGTAATGATTACCGCAGGGTCACGTCTCTTTCTCGCAATGGCTGAGGCGAAGGTGCTGGAGCTGGGTGGGCAGCATGCCTACATGGATACGGATAGTATCTTTGTCCCGCCCGACTTTGCACAGCCTATCCTTGACTTCTTCCAGCCACTGAACCCGTATAGCATTGATATCCCTCTGCTCAAGCCTGAAAAGGAGGATATGTGGTTCTATGGCATCTCCTCCAAGCGGTATGCTCTCTATTATCTTGACGGTCAGGAGATCCGGTTCATGGAAGGAGAGCGGTCGTATAAGCTGCATGGTCTGGGACATCTGGCGAATCCGTTCCCGAACAACGTGAAGGACTGGCAGGCAGAAGTCTGGCAGGACATCCTGCGTATGCACTATGGGTTTGTTTCATCGATGGAGATCTATGAGAAGTATTCAAAATTTTATGCGGTTTCCCGTCTTTCGGTCTCAACCTCTCATGTATGGAAGAGGTTTGATAGTTTCAATGAAGGGAAAGCATGGGATGAACAGATTAAGCCGTTCAATTTCTATCTTGCAGGCTTTAAAACGGAGGATGAGAATGGTGTGCCTGTTAAACCGCTATGTCCCTTCTCCAAAGACCCGCAGACAATTGTTCACAGGGAGTTCATCGATTATCAGACAGGGGAGAACAAGCAGGGTTCGCACTACTTCAGAGCACTCTGCCAGACCATTCTTGATTATGCCAATCACCCGGAAAACAAGTTCGATGGGGGTGTTGGTCTGCTTGAGAGGAGACATATTGTGGCTGATGATGTGACTCACATCGGAAAGGAAGCTAACAATATTGATGATCAGGCACTGGAAGTTCGGAAGGCTCAGAGGTTTGTCGATAAGGCTGATGTCATGAAGACGATTCTTTCTATGTCTCAGAAGATAGCTGAAGAATGTGGGGTGGATAGGAAGACGTTCCAAAGGATGAAGCAGAGGATTCAGGAGAAAGGCGATTTAAATTTGAAGACTCCAGCTGTTAAAAGGTTGTACTCAAAAAGGTTAATGAATTAA
- a CDS encoding class I SAM-dependent methyltransferase codes for MENNPVITIFESLPSLGPGDDEHTEKAFSIIAEPPEGGGEILDVGCGRGVQTMALARLFPSCRIIATDIHQPFLDVVDEKAAAEGFSGRIKTVCASMDDLPFGEESFDIIWAAGCASIIGIENAVRYWKKLLKPGGYMMISDVFWFTDTPSDEAREFFAEFHPAMMLEDKGFEIIRNAGLELAGSFRLPSRVWEETFYGKMRGKLGELEEEYADDEGALMVIGGLKRQAEIFEKYPDEFGNTYLVMRKPL; via the coding sequence ATGGAAAACAATCCTGTTATTACAATTTTTGAATCCTTACCCAGTCTGGGGCCGGGGGATGATGAGCACACGGAAAAGGCATTCTCAATCATTGCAGAACCGCCTGAAGGAGGTGGTGAGATCCTTGATGTTGGGTGCGGGAGGGGTGTACAGACGATGGCCCTTGCCCGCCTGTTCCCGTCCTGCAGGATAATAGCGACAGATATCCACCAGCCTTTCCTCGATGTGGTGGATGAAAAAGCTGCAGCCGAAGGTTTTTCCGGGAGAATCAAAACAGTCTGTGCATCCATGGACGATCTTCCCTTTGGAGAGGAGTCTTTCGACATTATATGGGCTGCAGGATGTGCATCCATTATCGGCATCGAAAATGCCGTCAGGTACTGGAAAAAACTCCTGAAACCGGGCGGATACATGATGATCTCGGATGTGTTCTGGTTCACGGATACCCCCTCTGATGAGGCACGGGAATTTTTCGCCGAATTCCATCCCGCAATGATGTTAGAAGATAAAGGATTTGAGATCATCCGGAATGCCGGGCTTGAGCTGGCTGGATCCTTCCGGCTTCCTTCACGGGTATGGGAAGAGACCTTCTACGGTAAAATGAGGGGGAAGCTTGGAGAACTCGAAGAGGAATATGCAGATGATGAGGGCGCCCTGATGGTAATCGGGGGATTGAAAAGGCAGGCCGAAATCTTTGAGAAATACCCGGATGAGTTTGGGAATACCTATCTGGTAATGAGAAAACCGTTGTGA
- a CDS encoding AI-2E family transporter gives MKSAFADHDKLALLIIGIVLILTLIAFGPILDVVILAVSLAVVVMPLKTWFTRFINAQVASFLVTFIVGCIAIGALAFSVAIIYDNADYLTEIITQIYLALIGMQLIPQGTATTPPVDVAGILNSQMDTIQSGFFSVLTGFTAAIFNTIIFFLALFVFIYFGENIWRDLLSGVPDALKSFVGHMTEISSNTLYSIYIVHISTSVITFLLAIPFFYVLGYGHIVFWSLIVALFQLIPIVGPTLIMIFLGIFALATGDYRAAALIAIIGYPVVCAVPDLFFRPIMMGKRTSIHPAIMWIGFFGGLWILGIVGFVIGPLVLALLVAGGRELIAILKRAKANGWLEKPPV, from the coding sequence ATGAAAAGCGCATTTGCGGATCATGACAAACTCGCACTCCTGATTATAGGGATTGTGCTGATTCTCACACTTATTGCGTTTGGTCCGATTCTCGATGTTGTCATCCTTGCCGTCTCTCTTGCCGTCGTGGTGATGCCGCTGAAGACGTGGTTTACCCGGTTTATCAATGCGCAGGTGGCATCATTTCTGGTGACGTTTATCGTCGGATGCATCGCTATTGGTGCGCTGGCGTTCAGTGTTGCCATCATATATGATAATGCAGATTACCTGACCGAGATCATCACCCAGATATACCTCGCTCTTATCGGGATGCAGCTGATTCCGCAGGGGACGGCAACGACTCCCCCTGTTGATGTGGCAGGGATACTGAATTCCCAGATGGATACCATTCAGTCAGGGTTCTTCTCGGTATTGACCGGATTTACCGCAGCCATATTTAACACCATTATCTTCTTCCTCGCACTGTTTGTCTTCATCTATTTTGGGGAGAACATCTGGCGGGATCTGCTCTCCGGTGTTCCTGATGCCCTGAAGTCATTTGTCGGCCACATGACGGAGATCAGTTCAAATACGTTGTATTCCATTTATATCGTCCATATCTCCACATCGGTCATCACGTTTCTTCTGGCGATACCGTTTTTCTATGTGCTGGGATACGGGCATATCGTATTCTGGTCCCTGATTGTGGCCCTGTTCCAGCTGATCCCTATCGTCGGCCCGACCCTCATTATGATCTTTCTGGGAATTTTCGCCCTTGCCACCGGGGATTACCGGGCGGCCGCCCTGATTGCGATCATCGGCTATCCGGTCGTCTGTGCGGTCCCGGACCTCTTTTTCCGGCCGATAATGATGGGCAAGCGGACGTCCATTCATCCGGCCATCATGTGGATCGGCTTTTTCGGCGGGCTCTGGATCCTCGGGATTGTCGGGTTTGTCATCGGGCCCCTTGTCCTGGCACTGCTGGTTGCAGGCGGAAGGGAGCTGATTGCAATACTGAAGCGGGCAAAGGCGAACGGGTGGCTGGAGAAGCCCCCCGTTTGA
- a CDS encoding DUF2109 family protein: MIPVYICGIVAVYAVIRVVTEKKTLRKLVYLNVMNFAITGLIVLAIPDIMALFAGIAYFVGSTLEANAIASTFAGGVANE; encoded by the coding sequence ATGATCCCGGTATACATCTGCGGCATTGTTGCAGTCTATGCGGTCATCCGGGTGGTCACCGAAAAAAAGACCCTCAGAAAACTGGTTTATTTAAATGTCATGAACTTCGCCATCACCGGGCTGATAGTGCTTGCCATTCCGGACATCATGGCGCTTTTTGCAGGCATCGCCTATTTTGTCGGGTCAACCCTGGAAGCCAATGCGATCGCCAGCACCTTTGCAGGAGGGGTAGCCAATGAATGA
- a CDS encoding DUF2108 domain-containing protein: MNEFYILILSVIALIGVVSIYIKQSPFDKLIGLAIMMGGVIPLIVLKGYLDVAILVAIIMPLTTIFILQATGRNTDES, translated from the coding sequence ATGAATGAATTTTATATCCTCATCCTGAGCGTGATTGCACTCATCGGCGTCGTATCCATCTACATCAAACAAAGCCCCTTTGACAAACTGATCGGGCTTGCCATCATGATGGGCGGGGTGATACCCCTGATTGTCCTCAAGGGATACCTGGATGTGGCCATCCTTGTTGCAATCATCATGCCCCTGACGACGATCTTTATTCTTCAGGCCACCGGGAGGAACACCGATGAATCCTGA
- a CDS encoding DUF2107 family protein — protein MNPELILGCIILLAGVAAAAFPRERDYISRLIHVEIAGTGLMLIMLAYNETIALLTFVAVTAIATIVLVRVIERGEPSD, from the coding sequence ATGAATCCTGAACTCATCCTCGGCTGTATCATTCTGCTGGCAGGCGTTGCTGCCGCCGCATTCCCCCGCGAACGAGACTATATATCCCGCCTGATCCATGTGGAGATTGCAGGAACGGGCCTGATGCTTATTATGCTGGCATACAATGAGACCATTGCGCTGCTGACATTTGTTGCGGTGACAGCGATAGCCACCATTGTCCTGGTGCGGGTGATTGAACGGGGTGAGCCCAGTGATTAA
- a CDS encoding DUF2106 family protein: MIKQLSRYMADVDNLIAIYAFIVAAIVCISLVFVIVMPIGYENTQLYPKEINTSSSLNPYDRGGEPFGTTEVHAQYPDNSPYLGYVTAYLTPLSAFLAASNLYLGTTIVSHPGGIIDEILYNTRGLDTIVETSILFAAFAIASFLYRRDEE, from the coding sequence GTGATTAAGCAACTTTCCCGGTATATGGCGGATGTCGACAATCTGATCGCCATCTACGCATTCATTGTGGCGGCCATCGTCTGCATCTCTCTGGTTTTCGTCATCGTGATGCCCATCGGATATGAGAATACCCAGCTGTATCCCAAAGAGATCAACACCTCCTCATCCCTGAACCCCTACGACCGGGGCGGAGAGCCATTCGGCACCACCGAAGTGCATGCACAATACCCGGATAACTCCCCGTACCTGGGATATGTCACCGCATACCTGACCCCCCTCTCGGCGTTTCTGGCTGCCAGCAATCTCTATCTCGGCACCACCATTGTCTCCCACCCGGGCGGCATCATCGATGAAATTCTCTACAACACCCGTGGACTGGATACCATCGTGGAGACAAGCATCCTCTTTGCCGCCTTTGCCATCGCCTCGTTTTTGTACCGGAGGGATGAAGAATGA
- a CDS encoding EhaG family protein encodes MMEEYAIGLAVAFIAVIITFVAAIREKNDIHRLIIADLAEVSVLVVIALIATDLAEALIIPGLVVGISELMALSEIYLTREGLNNPVHKPFRIEVLDTAPTIIAVILVLYGIVLSGFTGGAVAGTGVIFYFMGKRHAERFALIEAVSGYAWALWIVAFFIFMVMPEYWFFAVMLAGGAILAKVTAKMSLIGTMRGEKDV; translated from the coding sequence ATGATGGAGGAATACGCAATCGGCCTTGCCGTCGCATTCATTGCCGTCATCATCACCTTTGTCGCGGCAATCCGGGAGAAAAATGACATCCACCGGCTCATCATTGCAGACCTCGCAGAGGTCTCGGTTCTGGTCGTCATCGCACTCATCGCGACGGACCTTGCCGAAGCCCTCATCATTCCGGGCCTTGTCGTCGGCATCTCGGAACTGATGGCGCTCTCCGAGATCTATCTGACACGGGAAGGGCTGAACAATCCGGTGCATAAGCCGTTCAGGATTGAAGTGCTTGACACCGCCCCCACCATCATCGCGGTCATCCTCGTTCTCTACGGCATTGTGCTCTCCGGATTTACCGGAGGTGCGGTCGCAGGAACGGGTGTGATCTTTTACTTCATGGGGAAGAGGCATGCCGAACGCTTTGCCCTCATTGAAGCCGTATCCGGCTATGCATGGGCACTCTGGATTGTCGCTTTCTTCATCTTTATGGTGATGCCCGAGTACTGGTTCTTTGCAGTTATGTTAGCAGGCGGAGCAATCCTTGCCAAAGTGACCGCAAAGATGTCACTGATAGGCACCATGCGGGGTGAGAAAGATGTTTGA
- a CDS encoding proton-conducting transporter membrane subunit, with protein MFELSSSGVGGQELFVLPFGDIVDYFTPYTGALFLFALVFTLICIFSKPEKQLDVVFGTDAIYAKEVTGKELHFRRFMAIACGLATMGAVTSGDVFNFTLFVSLVGVCIIGIVAAVKSKHVLNAAFNYGIISMLATVPLFGGAAITLAATGTLSIWELAAIAPAMPWIAKALILVGVMGEGIAPFYAAKAELFRAPGAPYVIMIHVSSLLMFLRVVEIMLTV; from the coding sequence ATGTTTGAGCTCTCATCATCCGGCGTCGGTGGACAGGAGCTCTTTGTTTTGCCGTTCGGGGATATTGTCGATTACTTCACCCCGTACACCGGAGCGCTCTTCCTGTTTGCGCTGGTCTTCACCCTCATCTGCATCTTTTCAAAACCGGAGAAGCAGCTGGACGTGGTCTTCGGGACCGACGCGATATACGCCAAGGAAGTCACCGGGAAAGAACTGCATTTCAGGCGGTTCATGGCAATCGCCTGTGGCCTTGCCACGATGGGCGCCGTCACCAGCGGAGACGTGTTTAACTTCACCCTCTTTGTCAGTCTGGTGGGTGTCTGCATCATCGGCATTGTCGCTGCGGTGAAAAGCAAACATGTGCTGAATGCAGCCTTTAACTATGGCATCATCTCGATGCTTGCAACCGTCCCCCTCTTTGGCGGGGCGGCCATCACGCTGGCGGCGACCGGCACCCTTTCCATCTGGGAGCTCGCCGCAATCGCACCCGCCATGCCGTGGATCGCCAAGGCCCTGATCCTCGTGGGAGTCATGGGAGAGGGGATCGCCCCCTTCTATGCGGCAAAGGCGGAACTGTTCCGTGCACCGGGTGCACCGTATGTAATCATGATCCATGTCAGCTCCCTGCTGATGTTCCTGAGAGTTGTGGAGATAATGCTCACCGTGTGA
- a CDS encoding NADH-quinone oxidoreductase subunit H — protein MIGYLIAAPFIGLLFMGIHRKAIARIQGRPGPPVWQEVLHTLKFSFKETWVPRTASKPLYIGIVIIAIAIWVGALYIVMLGGSLLLLFGIYMVHKMVEHGVGLSPGSPYAKFGGVRSVISASSEIPLFAVVAGIYFTTGSLMISDIIQYQAEHGPLLFSLLPAAIAMYIVILSKMHYGPFSIVEAKEIVSGYKTEHFGAWRAGLEVSDAIKTFVLLMAFVLVFWGALSPVLLFVAMLILLISLSFVCAVTPMLGPYDSVTVQLVTIVILVAWMALLGVIA, from the coding sequence ATGATAGGCTATCTGATTGCAGCACCATTCATCGGCCTTCTCTTCATGGGAATACACCGGAAGGCAATTGCACGGATACAGGGACGGCCCGGCCCTCCCGTCTGGCAGGAGGTTCTTCACACTCTGAAGTTCTCTTTCAAGGAGACCTGGGTTCCCCGCACCGCGAGTAAACCGCTCTACATCGGCATCGTTATTATTGCCATTGCCATCTGGGTCGGGGCGCTCTACATCGTCATGCTCGGCGGCAGCCTCCTGCTCCTGTTTGGCATCTATATGGTGCATAAAATGGTGGAGCACGGGGTAGGGCTCTCACCCGGGTCCCCCTATGCGAAATTCGGCGGTGTCCGTTCGGTCATCTCCGCGTCGTCCGAGATACCGCTCTTTGCAGTGGTGGCAGGCATCTACTTTACCACCGGATCCCTGATGATATCAGATATCATCCAGTACCAGGCAGAACACGGACCGCTGCTCTTCAGTCTTCTCCCGGCGGCAATTGCGATGTATATCGTCATCCTCTCAAAGATGCACTACGGCCCGTTCTCCATCGTCGAGGCAAAAGAGATCGTCAGCGGGTATAAGACCGAGCATTTTGGCGCCTGGCGTGCAGGGCTTGAAGTATCAGATGCGATCAAAACCTTCGTGCTGTTGATGGCGTTTGTACTGGTATTCTGGGGGGCATTGTCCCCGGTACTGCTCTTTGTCGCGATGCTCATCCTGCTTATTTCGCTCTCCTTTGTCTGTGCGGTAACCCCGATGCTGGGCCCGTATGACAGTGTGACGGTGCAGCTCGTTACCATCGTCATTCTTGTAGCATGGATGGCGCTTTTAGGGGTGATCGCATGA